A genome region from Mycolicibacterium litorale includes the following:
- the typA gene encoding translational GTPase TypA: MPNDFRNVAIVAHVDHGKTTLVDAMLRQSGALSHRGDDAVERLMDSGDLEKEKGITILAKNTAVHRHHPDGTMTVINVIDTPGHADFGGEVERGLSMVDGVLLLVDASEGPLPQTRFVLRKALAAHLPVILVVNKTDRPDARIAEVVSESHDLLLDVASDLDDEAQKAAEEALGLPVLYASGRAGIASTTEPANGENPDGENLDPLFDVLLEHIPPPQGDPEAPLQALVTNLDASAFLGRLALIRIYKGRIRKGQQVAWMREVDGHPVVTNAKITELLVTVGVERTATEEAIAGDIVAVAGIPEIMIGDTLADPDHAHALPRITVDEPAISVTIGTNTSPLAGKVSGHKLTARMVKSRLDQELVGNVSLKVVDIGRPDAWEVQGRGELALAVLVEQMRREGFELTVGKPQVVTQTIDGKLHEPFEALTIDCPEEFVGAVTQLMAARKGRMEDMTNHAAGWVRMDFIVPSRGLIGFRTDFLTLTRGTGIANAVFDGYRPWAGEIRARHTGSLVSDRSGSVTPFAMIQLADRGQFFVAPGDDTYEGQVVGINPRAEDLDVNVTREKKLTNMRSSTADVMETLARPLELGLEQAMEFCAEDECVEVTPEVVRVRKVELDATLRARARSRAKARG, translated from the coding sequence TTGCCCAATGACTTTCGGAATGTCGCCATCGTCGCCCACGTCGACCACGGCAAGACGACCCTGGTTGATGCGATGCTGCGGCAGTCCGGTGCGCTGAGCCATCGTGGCGATGACGCCGTCGAGCGGCTGATGGACTCCGGTGACCTGGAGAAGGAAAAGGGCATCACCATCCTGGCCAAGAACACCGCGGTGCACCGGCATCACCCCGACGGGACGATGACGGTCATCAACGTGATCGACACCCCCGGCCACGCGGATTTCGGCGGTGAGGTCGAGCGCGGGCTGTCGATGGTCGACGGCGTGCTGCTGCTCGTCGACGCCTCCGAGGGTCCGTTGCCCCAGACCCGGTTCGTGCTGCGCAAGGCACTGGCCGCGCACCTCCCGGTGATCCTGGTCGTGAACAAGACCGACCGTCCCGACGCGCGCATCGCGGAGGTGGTCTCCGAGAGCCACGATCTGCTGCTCGACGTCGCCTCCGACCTCGACGACGAGGCGCAGAAGGCCGCCGAGGAGGCGCTCGGTCTGCCCGTGCTCTACGCGTCGGGCCGCGCCGGCATCGCCAGCACCACCGAACCCGCCAACGGGGAGAACCCCGACGGCGAGAACCTCGACCCGCTCTTCGACGTCCTGCTCGAGCACATCCCGCCGCCGCAGGGCGACCCGGAGGCGCCGCTGCAGGCGCTGGTGACCAACCTCGACGCCTCGGCCTTCCTCGGCCGGCTCGCACTGATCCGCATCTACAAGGGCCGCATTCGCAAGGGTCAGCAGGTCGCGTGGATGCGTGAGGTCGACGGGCACCCGGTCGTCACCAACGCCAAGATCACCGAACTGCTCGTCACCGTCGGCGTCGAACGCACCGCCACCGAGGAAGCCATCGCCGGTGACATCGTCGCCGTCGCCGGCATCCCGGAGATCATGATCGGCGACACCCTCGCCGATCCCGATCACGCGCACGCGCTGCCGCGCATCACCGTCGACGAGCCCGCGATCTCGGTGACGATCGGCACCAACACCTCGCCGCTGGCAGGCAAGGTCTCCGGACACAAGCTGACCGCCCGGATGGTCAAGTCACGGCTCGATCAGGAGCTGGTGGGCAACGTGTCGCTCAAGGTGGTCGACATCGGCAGGCCCGACGCCTGGGAGGTGCAGGGCCGAGGCGAGCTGGCGCTGGCCGTGCTCGTCGAGCAGATGCGCCGCGAAGGCTTCGAGCTCACCGTGGGCAAACCGCAGGTGGTGACCCAGACCATCGACGGCAAGCTGCACGAACCGTTCGAGGCGCTGACCATCGACTGCCCCGAGGAGTTCGTCGGCGCCGTCACGCAGTTGATGGCCGCCCGCAAGGGCCGCATGGAGGACATGACCAATCACGCCGCCGGCTGGGTGCGGATGGACTTCATCGTGCCGAGCCGCGGGCTCATCGGCTTCCGCACCGACTTCCTGACGTTGACCCGCGGCACCGGTATCGCCAACGCGGTCTTCGACGGCTACCGGCCCTGGGCGGGGGAGATCCGCGCCCGCCACACCGGTTCGCTGGTGTCCGACCGCAGCGGGTCGGTGACGCCGTTCGCGATGATCCAGCTCGCCGACCGCGGCCAGTTCTTCGTGGCACCCGGCGACGACACCTACGAGGGCCAGGTCGTGGGCATCAACCCGCGCGCCGAGGACCTCGACGTCAACGTCACCCGGGAGAAGAAGCTCACCAACATGCGCAGCTCCACCGCCGATGTGATGGAGACACTGGCCCGCCCGCTCGAATTGGGCCTCGAACAGGCCATGGAGTTCTGCGCCGAGGACGAATGCGTCGAGGTCACCCCGGAGGTCGTGCGGGTGCGCAAGGTCGAGCTGGACGCCACGTTGCGGGCCCGGGCCCGTTCGCGGGCGAAGGCGCGGGGATAG
- a CDS encoding ABC transporter family substrate-binding protein, giving the protein MRSVPTRPRCSRVTLGALVSATALLLGGCTVSPPPAPQSTETTETTPPPAPKATQIIVAIDSIGPGFNPHLVSDQSPVNAAIAALVLPSSFRPIADPNTPTGSRWELDPTLLESAEVTNQNPFTVTYKIRPEAQWTDNAPIGADDYWYLWRQMVSQPGVVDPAGYDLITGVQSVEGAKQVVVTFSQPYPAWRELFNNILPAHIVKDVPGGFGAGLAQAMPVTGGQFRVETIDPQRDEILLARNDRYWSAPAKPDLVLFRRGGAPAALADSIRNGDTQVAQVHGGAATFAQLSAIPDVRTARIVTPRVMQMTLRGQLPKLADPSVRRAIFGLLDVDLLASVGAGDDNTVTLAQAQVRSPSDPGYVPTAPPALGTEAALELLAEAGYQMAPVPDPQPPAPGTPGPDNGRGRISKDGVPLTLVLGVAANDPTSVAVANTAADQLRNVGIEASVRALDPVTLYGEGLAENQVDAVVGWRQAGGDLATSLASRYGCPALEATPVPTAPNAAPTPPRPSPSPTPDGEQPPPPSATPTTTPGAAPESGALVQAPSNITGVCDRSIQPKIDAALDGGEPIGEVIDAVEPRLWNMSTVLPILQDTTIVAAGPSVRNVSLSGAVPVGIVGDAGSWVKSPQ; this is encoded by the coding sequence CTGAGGAGCGTGCCGACCCGTCCCCGCTGTTCCCGCGTGACGCTGGGGGCACTCGTCTCCGCCACCGCGCTGCTGCTGGGTGGTTGCACGGTGAGCCCGCCGCCGGCTCCGCAGAGCACCGAGACGACGGAGACCACTCCGCCGCCGGCTCCCAAGGCCACGCAGATCATCGTCGCGATCGACTCGATCGGCCCGGGGTTCAATCCGCACCTGGTGTCCGACCAGTCACCGGTCAACGCCGCCATCGCCGCGCTGGTGCTGCCCAGTTCGTTCCGGCCCATCGCCGATCCGAACACGCCGACCGGATCGCGGTGGGAGCTCGACCCGACCCTGCTCGAATCGGCCGAGGTGACGAACCAGAACCCGTTCACTGTCACCTACAAGATCCGGCCCGAGGCGCAGTGGACCGACAACGCGCCGATCGGCGCCGACGACTACTGGTATCTGTGGCGCCAGATGGTCAGCCAGCCCGGGGTCGTCGATCCGGCCGGCTACGACCTGATCACCGGTGTGCAGTCGGTGGAGGGGGCCAAACAGGTCGTCGTCACATTCTCCCAGCCCTACCCGGCCTGGCGCGAGCTGTTCAACAACATCCTGCCCGCACACATCGTCAAGGACGTGCCGGGCGGATTCGGCGCCGGGCTGGCCCAGGCGATGCCGGTGACCGGCGGCCAGTTCCGGGTGGAGACCATCGATCCGCAGCGCGACGAGATCCTGCTGGCCCGCAACGACCGGTACTGGAGCGCACCGGCCAAACCCGATCTCGTGCTCTTCCGCCGCGGCGGGGCGCCGGCGGCGCTGGCTGACTCGATCCGCAACGGTGACACCCAGGTGGCCCAGGTGCACGGTGGCGCAGCGACTTTCGCGCAGCTGAGCGCCATCCCCGATGTGCGGACAGCGCGCATCGTGACCCCGCGCGTCATGCAGATGACGTTGCGCGGTCAGCTGCCCAAGCTCGCCGACCCCTCGGTCCGCCGGGCCATCTTCGGCCTGCTCGACGTCGACCTGCTGGCCTCGGTGGGCGCCGGCGACGACAACACCGTCACTCTCGCCCAGGCTCAGGTGCGTTCGCCGTCCGATCCCGGCTACGTGCCCACCGCACCGCCCGCGCTGGGCACCGAGGCGGCCCTGGAACTGCTGGCCGAAGCGGGCTACCAGATGGCGCCGGTGCCGGATCCGCAGCCGCCGGCACCCGGTACGCCTGGGCCGGACAACGGACGCGGGCGGATCTCCAAAGACGGTGTGCCGCTGACCCTCGTGCTCGGGGTGGCCGCCAACGACCCGACGTCGGTCGCCGTGGCCAACACGGCCGCCGATCAGCTGCGCAACGTCGGCATCGAGGCGTCGGTGCGGGCACTGGATCCGGTGACGCTCTACGGGGAGGGGCTGGCCGAAAACCAGGTCGACGCCGTCGTGGGGTGGCGGCAGGCCGGGGGAGACCTCGCGACGTCGCTGGCGTCGCGCTACGGCTGTCCGGCGCTGGAGGCGACGCCGGTGCCGACGGCGCCGAACGCGGCGCCCACTCCGCCGCGACCGTCGCCGTCGCCCACCCCCGACGGCGAGCAGCCGCCACCGCCGTCCGCCACGCCCACGACCACACCCGGTGCGGCGCCCGAGTCGGGCGCTCTGGTGCAGGCGCCCAGCAACATCACCGGCGTGTGTGACCGGAGCATCCAGCCGAAGATCGACGCGGCCCTCGACGGCGGGGAGCCGATCGGAGAGGTGATCGACGCCGTCGAGCCACGGCTGTGGAACATGTCGACGGTCCTGCCGATCCTCCAGGACACCACGATCGTCGCGGCGGGTCCGAGCGTGCGCAACGTGAGCCTTTCGGGTGCGGTGCCCGTCGGCATCGTCGGCGACGCCGGCAGCTGGGTGAAATCCCCGCAGTGA
- a CDS encoding alpha/beta hydrolase family protein, protein MTMGLTAPAAGALTLPGLGTIPGTDGVELPSGALADLSPTDILGLGSALDLGGLLGLDFDAINGITDVLEPLGINLVTTGPPFGLAALFGLNLGYVPALPPLIVDEVTSTEPALNIGQLLGLLGLPALPIPNGVRIPIVVGFGLGALATGLAYPQIRDYFTSEEQRDTLTILPLLLLRNWGRADGGIAARFAPLLDPIARLFGYESVVTPDVENDADYINLLGLDIPVGGLVPIKVDATWEYDTFSDFPAWPNPVSLANSVAAGLFPTYILRGGDVAALTPQLAAALPAILAGLLNEDGAINIFLTVPSDRQPILEPFRYPFDVANFFTGGAFGFTNPFADAVEPAIKILGNLGYTNVVQHPTQAQIAAGLEPYDRDFSNNYGQDYAPFFTFPQNVDWAEVPEDVLNALVEGFTEAFFFGGIPGVNNPPDGIYRNPIDVLGDLASLLQNLPALPVDLPAGTTTEITADGFTPPSINDTQLRRDATQLTVGVTASDEPDGEVEESDSGDKDPIVRSQSGPKRSSLVGNLRDAGEQVRDAVEDSVDRLNNAGERLRNTLTGGRANREPAADTEAPEKQETKTEASPSQDD, encoded by the coding sequence ATGACAATGGGGTTGACCGCGCCGGCGGCGGGTGCGCTGACGCTGCCCGGCCTCGGGACGATCCCGGGCACCGACGGCGTCGAACTCCCCAGCGGTGCGCTCGCGGATCTGTCGCCGACCGACATCCTCGGCCTGGGCAGCGCCCTCGACCTCGGCGGGCTCCTGGGCCTCGACTTCGACGCGATCAACGGCATCACAGATGTGTTGGAGCCCTTGGGAATCAACCTCGTGACGACCGGTCCGCCGTTCGGCCTGGCCGCGCTGTTCGGGCTGAATCTCGGCTACGTGCCTGCACTTCCGCCGCTCATCGTCGACGAGGTGACGAGCACCGAGCCCGCCCTGAACATCGGCCAGCTGCTCGGGCTCCTGGGACTCCCCGCACTTCCCATCCCCAACGGGGTCCGCATCCCGATCGTCGTCGGCTTCGGCCTCGGAGCGCTTGCGACCGGACTGGCCTACCCGCAGATCAGGGACTACTTCACGTCCGAAGAGCAGCGGGACACCCTGACGATCCTCCCGCTGCTGCTACTGCGGAACTGGGGCCGTGCCGACGGTGGAATCGCCGCCCGCTTCGCACCCTTGCTCGACCCCATCGCCCGGCTCTTCGGCTACGAGAGCGTCGTCACGCCGGACGTCGAGAACGACGCCGACTACATCAACTTGCTCGGCCTCGACATCCCGGTCGGCGGGCTCGTCCCGATCAAGGTCGACGCGACCTGGGAGTACGACACCTTCTCTGACTTCCCGGCCTGGCCGAACCCGGTGTCGCTGGCGAATTCCGTTGCGGCGGGGCTCTTCCCGACGTACATCCTGCGCGGTGGCGACGTCGCGGCGCTGACACCCCAACTGGCGGCCGCGTTACCGGCCATCCTCGCCGGCCTGCTCAACGAAGACGGCGCGATCAACATCTTCCTCACCGTGCCCTCGGACCGTCAGCCGATCCTCGAGCCGTTCCGCTATCCGTTCGACGTCGCCAACTTCTTCACCGGTGGCGCATTCGGATTCACCAATCCGTTCGCGGACGCGGTCGAACCGGCGATCAAGATCCTCGGCAACCTGGGCTACACCAACGTCGTTCAGCACCCGACCCAGGCGCAGATCGCCGCGGGCCTCGAACCGTACGACCGTGACTTCTCGAACAACTACGGTCAGGACTACGCGCCGTTCTTCACGTTCCCGCAGAACGTGGACTGGGCCGAGGTCCCCGAAGACGTGCTCAACGCACTGGTCGAAGGGTTCACCGAGGCCTTCTTCTTCGGCGGTATCCCCGGCGTCAACAATCCGCCGGACGGCATCTATCGCAATCCGATCGACGTCCTCGGGGACCTGGCCAGTCTCCTGCAGAATCTGCCCGCCCTGCCCGTCGACCTCCCGGCCGGGACCACCACGGAGATCACCGCCGACGGTTTCACACCTCCATCGATCAACGACACTCAATTGCGCCGGGACGCAACGCAATTGACCGTTGGTGTCACCGCATCGGATGAGCCGGACGGTGAGGTCGAGGAATCGGATTCCGGGGACAAGGATCCCATCGTGCGCAGTCAGTCCGGCCCGAAGCGCTCCTCGCTGGTCGGCAACCTGCGCGACGCCGGCGAGCAGGTGCGCGACGCGGTCGAAGACAGTGTCGATCGGCTCAACAACGCCGGTGAGCGCCTCCGCAACACCCTGACCGGTGGGCGCGCCAATCGGGAGCCCGCGGCCGACACCGAGGCACCCGAGAAGCAGGAGACCAAGACCGAGGCGTCGCCGTCGCAGGACGACTGA
- the mshB gene encoding N-acetyl-1-D-myo-inositol-2-amino-2-deoxy-alpha-D-glucopyranoside deacetylase encodes MTAIAPRLLFVHAHPDDETLTTGGTIGHYARAGADVRVVTCTLGEEGEVIGERYAQLAVDHADQLGGYRISELTAALSALGVDEPRFLGGPGHWRDSGMEGTPERHHQRFVDADMSEAAGLLAAIIDDFRPHVVVTYDPAGGYGHPDHIQTHRVTTAAVERAQWRVPKLYWTVMSASAMQEALDAAEDVPEAWLRINANDVPFCLPDDKIDAGVDVSDSLQAKVAALRAHATQVSVAANGQSCALSNNIAMPIPAQEHYILAAGEAGARDERGWESDLLAGLDLA; translated from the coding sequence ATGACAGCTATCGCCCCCCGTCTGCTCTTCGTCCATGCCCATCCGGACGACGAGACGCTCACCACCGGCGGCACCATCGGTCACTACGCCCGGGCGGGCGCCGATGTACGGGTGGTCACCTGCACACTCGGCGAGGAAGGCGAAGTGATCGGCGAGCGGTATGCCCAACTCGCCGTCGATCACGCCGATCAGCTGGGCGGATACCGGATCAGCGAGCTCACCGCCGCGCTGTCCGCACTCGGTGTGGACGAGCCCCGGTTCCTCGGCGGACCCGGCCACTGGCGTGATTCGGGGATGGAAGGGACCCCGGAGCGCCACCACCAGCGGTTCGTCGACGCCGACATGTCCGAAGCCGCCGGCCTGCTGGCCGCGATCATCGACGACTTCCGGCCCCATGTCGTCGTCACCTACGACCCCGCCGGCGGGTACGGCCACCCGGACCACATCCAGACCCACCGCGTCACCACCGCGGCCGTCGAGCGCGCGCAGTGGCGGGTGCCGAAGCTCTACTGGACCGTCATGTCTGCCTCGGCCATGCAGGAAGCGCTCGACGCCGCCGAGGACGTCCCGGAGGCGTGGCTTCGGATCAACGCCAACGACGTACCGTTCTGTCTGCCGGACGACAAGATCGACGCGGGCGTCGATGTCAGCGACAGCCTCCAGGCGAAGGTCGCCGCCCTCCGGGCGCACGCCACCCAGGTCTCGGTCGCCGCCAACGGACAGTCGTGCGCGCTGTCCAACAACATCGCGATGCCGATCCCCGCCCAGGAGCACTACATCCTGGCCGCCGGCGAGGCCGGTGCCCGCGACGAACGCGGGTGGGAGAGCGATCTCCTCGCCGGGTTGGACCTGGCGTAG
- a CDS encoding bifunctional FO biosynthesis protein CofGH, translating into MALNPQHGADLPSPVVPPKSAATGSAALRRVLRRARDGVALNVDEAAIAMTARGDDLTDLLASAARVRDAGLTSAGRLGPNGRLPVTYSRKVFIPVTHLCRDTCHYCTFVTVPGRLRAQGLGMYMEPDEILDVARRGAELGCKEALFTLGDRPEARWDEARQWLDERGYDSTLDYVRAMAIRVLEETGLLPHLNPGVMSWSELSRLKPVAPSMGMMLETTSRRLFETKGLAHYGSPDKDPDVRLRTLDDAGRLSIPFTTGLLVGIGETLTERAETMHAIRKSHKEFGHVQEVIVQNFRAKDHTAMASAPDAGIDDFLATIATTRLVLGPKMRIQAPPNLVSREECLALIAAGVDDWGGVSPLTPDHVNPERPWPALDDLADVTAEAGYDLTQRLTAQPQYVQAGAAWIDPRVRGHVDALADPETGLALDVIPQGRPWQEPDEALQSLGRIDLHEAIDSEGRLTDTRSDLGSAFGDWESIREKVHELAARAPERVDTDVLAALRAAERDPAGLSDDAYLALATADGPALDAVAALADSLRRDAVGEDVTFVVNRNINFTNICYTGCRFCAFAQRKGDADAYSLSTDEVADRAWEAHVAGATEVCMQGGIDPELPVTGYADLVRAVKARVPEMHVHAFSPMEIANGVTKSGLSVREWLIALREAGLGSIPGTAAEILDDEVRWVLTKGKLPTSMWIDVVTTAHEVGLRSSSTMMYGHVDQPRHWIGHLRVLRDIQDRTGGFTEFVPLPFVHQSSPLYLAGGARPGPTHRDNRAVHALARIMLHGRISHIQTSWVKLGVERTQVMLQGGANDLGGTLMEETISRMAGSENGSAKSVEELVAIAEGIGRPARQRTTTYAPMAA; encoded by the coding sequence GTGGCTCTGAACCCCCAGCACGGCGCTGATCTGCCCAGCCCGGTGGTCCCACCGAAGTCCGCAGCTACCGGTTCCGCAGCGCTGCGGCGCGTTCTGCGCCGGGCCCGCGACGGCGTCGCCCTCAATGTCGACGAAGCCGCGATCGCCATGACGGCACGCGGTGACGACCTCACCGATCTGCTTGCCAGCGCCGCCAGGGTGCGCGACGCCGGGTTGACCTCCGCCGGCCGACTGGGACCCAACGGGCGGCTTCCCGTGACGTACTCCCGAAAGGTCTTCATCCCGGTCACGCATCTGTGCCGCGACACGTGCCACTACTGCACGTTCGTCACCGTGCCCGGACGGCTCCGCGCCCAGGGCCTCGGTATGTACATGGAGCCCGACGAGATCCTCGACGTCGCACGCCGCGGGGCCGAGTTGGGCTGCAAAGAAGCGCTTTTCACCCTCGGTGACCGCCCGGAGGCGCGGTGGGACGAAGCGCGGCAGTGGCTCGACGAGCGCGGCTACGATTCCACTCTCGACTATGTGCGCGCCATGGCGATCCGTGTGCTCGAGGAGACCGGTCTGCTCCCGCACCTGAACCCCGGGGTGATGAGCTGGTCGGAGCTGTCGCGACTCAAGCCCGTTGCGCCGTCGATGGGCATGATGCTCGAGACCACGTCACGCCGGCTGTTCGAGACAAAGGGCCTGGCGCACTACGGCAGCCCGGACAAGGACCCGGACGTTCGGTTGCGCACCCTCGACGACGCCGGCCGGCTGTCCATCCCGTTCACCACGGGCCTGCTCGTCGGGATCGGCGAGACGCTCACCGAGCGTGCCGAGACCATGCACGCGATCCGCAAGTCGCACAAGGAATTCGGGCACGTCCAAGAAGTGATCGTGCAGAACTTCCGGGCGAAGGACCACACCGCGATGGCCTCGGCGCCCGACGCCGGTATCGACGACTTCCTCGCGACGATCGCCACCACGCGGCTGGTGCTCGGCCCCAAGATGCGCATTCAGGCGCCGCCGAACCTGGTGTCACGCGAAGAGTGCCTGGCGCTGATCGCCGCCGGCGTCGACGACTGGGGTGGCGTCTCGCCGCTGACCCCCGACCACGTCAACCCCGAACGACCCTGGCCCGCGCTCGACGACCTGGCCGACGTCACCGCCGAGGCGGGCTATGACCTGACCCAGCGGCTCACCGCACAACCGCAGTACGTGCAGGCCGGTGCCGCATGGATCGACCCGCGCGTGCGCGGCCACGTCGACGCACTGGCCGACCCCGAGACCGGGCTCGCGCTCGACGTCATCCCGCAGGGCCGGCCGTGGCAGGAGCCCGACGAGGCGCTGCAGTCCCTGGGGCGCATCGACCTGCACGAGGCCATCGACAGCGAGGGACGGCTCACCGACACCCGCAGCGATCTCGGCAGCGCGTTCGGTGACTGGGAGTCGATCCGCGAGAAGGTCCACGAGCTGGCGGCACGGGCGCCCGAGCGCGTCGACACCGACGTCCTGGCGGCGCTGCGCGCCGCCGAGCGCGACCCGGCGGGCCTGTCTGACGACGCCTACCTGGCGCTCGCCACCGCTGACGGCCCGGCCCTCGACGCCGTTGCCGCCCTTGCCGATTCGCTGCGGCGCGATGCGGTCGGCGAGGACGTGACGTTCGTGGTCAACCGCAACATCAACTTCACCAACATCTGCTACACCGGTTGCCGGTTCTGCGCCTTCGCGCAGCGCAAGGGCGACGCCGACGCGTACTCACTGTCCACCGACGAGGTCGCCGACCGCGCGTGGGAGGCGCACGTCGCCGGCGCCACCGAGGTGTGCATGCAGGGCGGCATCGATCCCGAGCTGCCGGTGACCGGCTACGCCGACCTGGTGCGTGCGGTCAAGGCACGGGTGCCGGAGATGCATGTGCATGCGTTCTCGCCGATGGAGATCGCCAACGGAGTCACGAAGAGCGGCCTGTCGGTGCGCGAGTGGCTGATCGCGCTGCGCGAGGCCGGGCTGGGGTCCATCCCCGGCACCGCCGCGGAGATCCTCGACGACGAGGTGCGCTGGGTGCTGACCAAGGGCAAGCTGCCGACGTCGATGTGGATCGACGTGGTCACCACCGCCCACGAGGTGGGGCTGCGGTCGAGTTCGACGATGATGTACGGCCACGTCGACCAGCCCCGGCACTGGATCGGTCACCTGCGGGTACTGCGCGACATCCAGGACCGCACCGGCGGCTTCACCGAGTTCGTGCCGCTGCCGTTCGTCCACCAGTCGTCCCCGCTGTACCTGGCCGGCGGCGCTCGGCCGGGGCCCACCCACCGCGACAACCGAGCGGTCCACGCGCTGGCGCGAATCATGTTGCACGGCAGGATCTCCCACATCCAGACCAGCTGGGTCAAACTCGGCGTCGAACGCACGCAGGTGATGCTGCAGGGCGGGGCCAACGACCTCGGCGGGACGCTGATGGAGGAGACCATCTCGCGGATGGCCGGCTCCGAGAACGGTTCGGCGAAGTCGGTCGAGGAACTGGTCGCCATCGCCGAGGGGATCGGACGCCCGGCACGGCAGCGGACCACGACGTACGCACCGATGGCTGCCTGA
- a CDS encoding YceI family protein → MTAATETTLSAGTWAIDPVHSTIGFSVRHLMVSKVRGTFDDFSGAITIGEDGTASVAAEINVASLNTRNEQRDAHLRAADFFDVENHPVATFTSTGVRTEGDRYALDGEFTLKGRTHPITLDLEFLGTNPGMGHGEVAGFEASVVLNRKDYGIDFDAPLETGGAVVGDKVTVTLEIEALKQA, encoded by the coding sequence ATGACTGCTGCAACCGAGACCACCCTGAGCGCCGGCACCTGGGCCATCGACCCGGTGCACTCGACCATCGGCTTTTCGGTACGACACCTCATGGTCAGCAAGGTGCGCGGCACCTTCGACGACTTCAGCGGCGCCATCACCATCGGCGAGGACGGCACCGCGTCCGTGGCCGCCGAGATCAACGTCGCTTCGCTCAACACCCGCAACGAGCAACGCGACGCCCACCTGCGCGCGGCCGACTTCTTCGACGTCGAGAACCACCCCGTCGCCACGTTCACCTCGACCGGTGTGCGTACCGAGGGCGACCGCTACGCCCTCGACGGTGAGTTCACGCTCAAGGGCCGGACCCATCCGATCACCCTTGACCTGGAGTTCCTCGGCACCAACCCCGGCATGGGCCACGGCGAGGTCGCCGGATTCGAGGCGTCGGTGGTGCTCAACCGCAAGGACTACGGCATCGACTTCGACGCGCCCCTTGAGACCGGCGGCGCCGTCGTGGGCGACAAGGTGACCGTCACCCTCGAGATCGAGGCCCTCAAGCAGGCCTGA
- the fdxA gene encoding ferredoxin, producing MTYVIAEPCVDVKDKACIEECPVDCIYEGARMLYIHPDECVDCGACEPVCPVEAIYYEDDVPDQWSGYTQSNADFFSELGSPGGASKVGQTDNDPQAVKDLPPQGED from the coding sequence GTGACGTACGTCATTGCCGAACCCTGTGTCGACGTGAAAGACAAGGCATGCATCGAGGAGTGCCCCGTCGACTGCATCTACGAGGGCGCACGCATGCTGTACATCCACCCCGACGAATGCGTCGACTGTGGAGCCTGCGAACCGGTGTGCCCGGTGGAGGCGATCTACTACGAGGACGACGTCCCGGACCAGTGGAGCGGTTACACGCAGAGCAACGCGGACTTCTTCAGCGAACTGGGTTCGCCGGGCGGTGCCTCGAAGGTGGGGCAGACCGACAACGATCCGCAGGCCGTGAAGGATCTGCCGCCGCAGGGTGAGGACTGA